The following is a genomic window from Staphylococcus capitis subsp. capitis.
CAATGATGAACCAAATGACGGTAGATGAATTAACCGAATTTGAAGTTGCTTATGCTCCACCTTATAGTCACCCAAAAGATTTGATTAATATGATTGGTTATAAAGCTAGATAAAGCATATTAATATCGTGTTATATTCTAGCGTCAAATCTTTAAATATCAATAAGAATTACACAATGTAATTAACCACATAAACGAAAGAGACTGAGACAATGAATATGTCCCAGCCTCTTTCAATTTATACTTATTTTATCCTAAACCAAACATTTTAGTTAATGGACCCCATGGCAAGATGACTCCAATTGCCATTGTTACAATAATTAGCGCGATTGTAATCCAAAAGAATTTATGCCCTTCTTCTTTTTTCTTTCTTTTAGCAATAGTTACTTCCATTAAAGCAATAACTGCTAAACCACATAACATTTTTAAAGTGAGTAACATATGGTTTCCGCCACCGCCATGTGCTGCTGCGATAAATTCTTTAATTAATTCCCAGAAACCAGTAAATAATGTGAGTAACATAAATAGTCTTAGTGCCATATGTAATGGTTTAAAGTAAGGTGAAGCACCTTGAATTTTTGAAAAGTTTAAATAAGTTGCGATAAATAATACTATTGTTAATACCCAACTCAAAATATGGACATGTAACATGCTTGTGTCCCCCCATATATTTATTTTCCCAAATATCATAACATATTTCGAAATTACAAATGTAACAACATTTCAAGATTTTATAATTCTATCTTTTGCAAACAGTAAAACGTATAAATTATTAATTAATTCAAATTTAAAAAGCTGTCGATAATAGAGTTTTATCGACAGCATATTTTTATAAATCAAACTTTTTAAATATGGTAGTAATTATTTAGAGATGTAAGTTGTTAGTGTACCAATGTTATCAATAGTGACTTTAACTTCATCACCCGGTTGCAAGTATTGAGGTGGTTCCATACCTGCGCCTACGCCTGCTGGTGTACCAGTTGCGATGATATCACCAGGATGTAATGCTACATATTTAGAAATTTCTTCTATTAATTCATCAATTTTAAGAATCATTTCTCCAGTGTTACCATCTTGACGGATGTCGTTGTTCACTTTAGTGACGATATTAACATTTTCAGGTGTTGGCAATTCATCTTTAGTGACAATATATGGTCCCATTGGGCAACCACCCGTTAAACTTTTAGATAAAAATGCTTGATCATGTGCATTTTGAGCTGTACGGTCTGTAATATCATTAATAATAGTGTAACCATAGATATAATCTAAAGCTAATCCTTTAGGAATCTTCTCCCCTGATTTCCCAATAACGATGCCTAGTTCACCTTCGTAATCTAATTGGTCTGTAATATCTTTATGATTAGGAATTGTTGCTTCATCACCAGTTAAAGATGAAGCAGCTTTAGTAAATACATATAAACGTTCAACTTCATGATTTAATTCGCTAGCATGATCTTGATAATTACGACCAAATGCAATAACGTTATTTGGTGGTGTAACTGGAGGTAAAAACTCTACATCTTTGAACGAAATTTTAAACTCTGCTTCTCTACCGCTATCTTCAGCAGCCACAACTGCTTTACGCACTTGTTCTTGAAAATCTAAAGTTTGGTTTTGTTGTAAGCCTTGTAGTAATGTTTTGGGATGAAAATCTTCTTCACCAAATTCAGCAAAAACCATTGGTAAATCCCAAACAGCATCTTCACGTTTAACTTTTACCCCGTATGAAGTTCTGTCATTGTGTTTGAATGATAAAAATTTCATTCATAATCAACTCCTCATCTATATCTTATTACATATTATAACTATATCTGAGTTCAAATAACAAACATATAAGTAAGAAAATTAAGAAATTTCTTAATAGGATATTGGATAATCTTAAATAAAAATGCTACGTCATCATAAGTCTTACACTTAAGATAGACGTAGCACGTCTTTATTCTAACAAACAGTATTATGCTTATTATTCATCTATTGTTAACATACCAAATTTAAAGAAATATAGATAACCTTGAACTGGCTGTTTGAGTATAGTTTCTAACGTATTACGGTAATACTTCATTTGGATTTGATATTTCTCTTTAAGTTGTTGTCCAATCTCCTCATCAGTCATCCCTTTTCGTCGATTAAATGCATCTGTTTTATAATCCACGAAATAGTATTTTCCATCTTTTTGAAAAATTAAATCAATCATACCTTGAATAATTGAAACGTCTTGATTATCTTCAGGTAATTGATCGACCTTCGCTTGATTAACAACAAATGGCAATTCTGTATACACTTTGTCTGCTTGTGCAATTTGCAGATATAAAGAACTTTCAATAAATCTCATTATATCATCATATTTAATATCGGCTTTAGCATCCTCTTCAATGATATTACGATGAATCAGCATATCAATATATGAATCGAGCTCTTCTCTTGTTAATCCCGTTTCTTTAAATGGAAGATGTTGCATTACTGTGTGCATTAACGTACCAATTTCATTGGCTTTCCGCTTCTTATCTTCACTTAAAAATCTAGGACGCTCATATGTTGCTACACCGATACGGTATTGTCTGACTCTATCATAGTTTGTATCACTTTCCTCTGTTTCAAGTTGACGTTTAAGTTCAGATACAGACTGCTTTGAAGGTTTCAAAGTGTCTTCCTGATAAGGATATTCATACGCTAATTGATGATGAATCTTAGCTTTTACATCATCATTACCACTGTTGAAGTCATCAATATCATTAACTGTTCGACGTTCATTTTCAGGGGTAACCTCTTCTGTGGATACGTCTTCGTAGTGATCAATTGTGATCGTTACGCGTGGTTTCACTTCAGAATTAAGTGTTTCAATATCTCGTTCAAATTTCTGTTCGTCAGGTAAAGATGCTGATTGATGTTTAGCTAAAATACTATAAATGAATTTGAATGAATTCTTAGCAGTCAAGCGTTCATTTACTGCAATAAGATCTTTAGATATAGGTAATTGTTCAAGTTCAGTCAATTCTTGTTCTTTCTTGACTCTACCTATTAAAATCAATTGTTCTTTAGCACGAGTTAATGCAACGTAAATGAGACGCATTTCTTCAGAGATATGTTCTTTTCGATTAATAGCGCGGTAGGCTGCTGAAGATAATGATGGATAGATCATTTCTTTATCTGTATCATAATAATCCATTCCTAAACCGTATTGTTGGTTTAAAATGACAGGTTGAGTCAAGTCTTTTTCATTGTATTTTTTAGAAAGTCCTGAATAAATAACAAACGGAAATTCTAATCCTTTACTACTATGGATGGTCATCATTCTAACAACATTATCACTTGGCCCAACTATATTCTCTTCACCGAAATCTCTTCCTCTATCAATCAGCTCATCTATAAATCGAATAAATTGGAATAAACCTCTAAAGCTAGAGTTTTCAAATTCAATAGCTTTATTAATTAAACCATAGAGATTTGCGCGTCGTCCTTTTCCACCAATAAGACCACTAAAGTATTGTATAACAAAATGATCATTGTAAAATTTGTCAATAAGCTGATAAACAGGTTCATTTTGTCTATAATCTTGATAATTTTTTATATCTTTTATAAATCTTTGTAATTTGTGAACTAAATCCTCTTTAGCATTATTGTCATCTATATAATTTTGAATCGATTGATAAAAATAAATATCATTAGGACTAGCTACTCTAATTTCTGCTAATTCATCTTCTGTAAATTGATAAATAACTGAACGCATGAGCCCTACAAGATAAATATCTTGCAAAGGATTATCAACAGTTTTTAAAAATGATAATACTAGTTGTACTTCAGTTTGTTCAAAGTAACCCTTTTTACTTTTAACATGGAATGGAATATCACTATTTTTAAATGCTTGCTGCAAATTACGCGCATTATCAGTATTTCTTTCAAGTATTACAATATCTTTAAATGTTGCACTTCTATAAGTTCCAGTTTTCATATCATATACTTGTTCATTTTCAATGATATCTTTCACTTGTTCTACGATGTAATTAGCTTCCTGCTCACTTCCTGTTAATTCACTCGTTTCTCTATCAGCTTCAATTAATGCACGAAGTTGTACAGGTTTATCAGCTTGATCATATGGTGCTCCATAATAGAGTTGAGCCGCATCATCATAGATTATCTCTCCAACGTTATCATCCATCATATGCTTAAAAAGATAATTTGTGGTAGAAAGTACTTCTTGTCTAGAACGGAAGTTTTGAGATAGATCTATGACCATCCCTGTACCTTCTCCTTCACTAGTGAAGCGATTATATTTTTCAATAAAAAGACTTGGATCAGCTTGTCTAAATTTGTAAATTGATTGTTTTACATCCCCTACCATAAATAGGTTACCGTTATATTCTTCGCCTGTTTTAATACAAGATAAAATCTTTTCTTGAACACGGTTCGTATCTTGATACTCATCCACTAGAATTTCCTCAAAATGTTCTCGATACGTTTTTGCAATATGTGAAGGTGTACCATCTTCGTTAGTAAGTATTTGTAATGCAAAATGCTCATAATCTGCAAAGTCCAGTAAATTACGGCTTCGTTTTTGTTTGCTAAATTCTTCGATGACGTCTTTCACAATTTGAGCTAAATAAGCTACTCTAGGAGCCAATTTCTGCATATCTAACTTCAAATCGTCCGCACTTCTTGAAAAATAATCATTTTTCACATCACTAACGAGGCCTTTGTATTTATCATAGTGTTTTTTAGCATCATCTAACGCCTCTTCCATACCCTCATTTGCTTCTTTAATCTTTTTGGTAATTGAAGGAAAACGGCTTACAAATTGGTGTGATACCAGTGCATCAGTATTAATCATGTCACCTTCGATAACTTTAGAAATAAAACGACGTTCATCTTCCACTACTTCTAATTGTTTTTCAACATTGTCAAACATTGAGAATAAGTTAAAACTTTTTATAATTTCTTCATAAGCAGCTTTTAGAAATATCATTGCTAAATCATTTAGTAATTTCAATAATTGATTTTGTTGGCCTTCGTTTTTATAAGGTTGAGATAATTGATCTAACCATTTGAATGGATTAGGATTTGCAATACTAAAGAAGTACAAACGTTTAATAATATTTCTAAATTGGTCATCATTTCTATCTGAGGACAACTGCTCAGTTAACTCGATAAAATCAGAGTCTAGAATGTCATAATGGCGTTCGAGAACATCGTCAATTGTTTGATCAAGCAGTAGGACGTTTTCAGCTTCACTACTTGTTCTAAAATTAGGATCAATGTCTAAAACGTCGTAATGTAGTTGAATTAATTTTAAACAAAAACTATGTAACGTAGAAATCTGAGCCTGATGAATTTTAACACGTTGATTTTTTAAATGCTCATTATCGGGTTCAGCAAGAGAAGCTTCTTGAATACGTTGGTCTACACGAAGCTTCATTTCACGCGCACTCAAATTTGTAAACGTTACAACTAGTAAAAGATCAACATCCATATTATCTCGAAGAATTCGTTGAATAATACGTTCAACTAATACAGCAGTTTTACCCGAACCAGCGGCAGCAGCGACGAGGACATCTTGACCTTTAGCATATATACTACGCCACTGTGCGTCAGTCCAAATTACATCATTAGGTTTAGTTGGTATCATCACTGGTCACCACCTTCATCAATCATATTTTGAATTAATTCTATAGGTTTAATAGACTCATCTACTGTTCTATAACGTTTACTATCTATCATACTATCCACATGGCATACCGACTGATAACTACAAAATTGACATGGTAAAGTATTTTTGTATTTTAAAGGCGCTACCTCTGTATGACCATCCATAATATGAGTAGCTGTTTCAATGAAATTCTTCTTATTGTGCTGAATAAATTGTCGAATCACATCTTCATTAGCTACACGACTCGTATTCTTACTTATTGCACCTTTAGTAGTTAAACCAATTGGAGCGATATCTGAATTAAAACTTGGCTCCAAACGCTTGTCTAATGCATCTATTACTTCTTCATCGCTATTTACAAGACCACTCATTTTGAAACTTTTAATTAATTCTTTATTTAATTTCTCTTCATCAATTTTGGACCAGTTATCAAATTTAATACGCGGTTCATGGACGTGAAAATAGAGTAACCCACCTGGTTTAACTATATCAGTCAGCCCTAGTCTATCTTTATTTTGTAAGACAATGTCCATGTAAGTCATCATTTGCATTTGCAACCCATAGTACACCTTCGTTAAATCTAAAGTCGCACTACCAGTTGAAGATTTATAATCAATGATATTTACATAACTGTGATCGTCTTTAGTATACGTATCAATTCGGTCGATTTGACCTCTAATATTAATAGGAATTCCTTGTCTAGTATGTAGAGGCTTTGCAACTAATTCATCTCTATTTTTAGGTGATTTACGAAAGCCTGTTTCAAATCTTTGCGGTACAAATTTGGAAAAGCCTGTTTGATACTTTAAAGCATTTAAAGTTGTTTCTACTATAGAACCTATTCTTCTAGATAAATACTTATAGTAAGCTGTTGAATTCAATAAGTTGAACTGTACTTTAGGCAATATCAACTCCAATGCTTCTTCAGTTAACGCTCTAATCTTTTTACGATCTAAGTTCTTAAAGTCTCCTTCTACACGATCAGAAATATGTTTTAGCACTGAATGGAAAATATCTCCTAAATCAAAGTTTTGTAATTCATATTTCGAACGTTCATTCAACCTTAATCCATGTGATGCGTAATGTTTAAACGGACATTGCTGGTAACCCTCAAAGCGTGACACACTTGCATTAATAGTTTTTCCGTATAATTGCTTTGTGAGTGTTTCATTTAACTGAACTGTTTCATTATCGTATGTCAGAGAAGTGATAAGATAATCTAATCCCTCATTTAATCGCTCATCATCTCGAATCACTTGGTATGCATCTAGCCATCTTATATCTACATCTTCATGATCTAACCATCTACGCAATGTATCAAATAATTCAATTTTAGTTTGATGCACGTGTTGCATAAGACCTATTGGTTGTTCTTCATGTTGTCGCTGAATATTAACAATATCTAAATTATGATATAAATCTTTAATTTGTGATAAAAAGGGACTTATTTCCTTTTCCTCTCCCGAATTTCCCATCAAGCTATATGAGAAAGTTACTTTTTCACATGCACGTGTCATAGCAATATAACAAACAAATGCTTCATCCATTTGTAAAATATCTGATGTCGGACTTAATTCAATTTGTGCATTTTGTTCAAAATATTTCTTTTCTTCATCTGTAATCAAACTAGATGAAGATACAGGTTGAGGCAATGAACCGTCATTCATCCCTACCATATATACATGTTGTTTATTATCAACCTTAGCCAAATCCATTGTACCGATACTTACCTGATCTAAGGTCTGCGGAATCATAACAAATTCTAACTGCTCTAATCCTATATCAAACACTTCAAGGAATTGTTTTAAAGTCATCTCTTGAGTATCAAAAACTGTTACCAAATCATCTAAAATTTGAATTAATCCATTCCAAATTTGATCGATTTCCTCTGCTTGTTGATGCTTACCTGCTACGTCTAACTCATCTCTTTCGGTCA
Proteins encoded in this region:
- the addB gene encoding helicase-exonuclease AddAB subunit AddB, which gives rise to MELNTYIGRAGTGKSASMLNYIKNEMKHDPLGDPIVLIAPTQSTFQLEQAFVNDTELNGSLRTEVLHFERLSHRIFQEVGGYTEQKLSKAAMQMMIYHIVQQYDTELKLYRSQSKYYGFSEKLAEQIQDFKKYSVTPDHLNQFIKEHQLQTRTQHKLEDITLIYKELESRMSGEFITTENSLERFIDQMSKSEWLRRAEIFIDGFYNFSTLEYRMIEALVQHAKSVTVLLTTDGDQDPFSLFRKPSEVLTHLEDIANQLNIQLNKTLFHQRFRFKNDDLMHLESDFDALQMTPLSHSNHVEILESSNIREEVNELARRIIRDVRDNQLRFQDIAILYRDESYAYLFDSIFSLYDIPFNIDTKKSMSHHPIMEMIRSLIEVIQSNWNINSMLRLFKTDVLTAQFKHSSYLIDLLENFALERGVYDKRWLDEEVFHVDQFNKMGRKSHALTPQEKETYEEVIRLKNNVIDKVLYFEKAMSEAHTVRDFATAFYESMEYFELPNQLMTERDELDVAGKHQQAEEIDQIWNGLIQILDDLVTVFDTQEMTLKQFLEVFDIGLEQLEFVMIPQTLDQVSIGTMDLAKVDNKQHVYMVGMNDGSLPQPVSSSSLITDEEKKYFEQNAQIELSPTSDILQMDEAFVCYIAMTRACEKVTFSYSLMGNSGEEKEISPFLSQIKDLYHNLDIVNIQRQHEEQPIGLMQHVHQTKIELFDTLRRWLDHEDVDIRWLDAYQVIRDDERLNEGLDYLITSLTYDNETVQLNETLTKQLYGKTINASVSRFEGYQQCPFKHYASHGLRLNERSKYELQNFDLGDIFHSVLKHISDRVEGDFKNLDRKKIRALTEEALELILPKVQFNLLNSTAYYKYLSRRIGSIVETTLNALKYQTGFSKFVPQRFETGFRKSPKNRDELVAKPLHTRQGIPINIRGQIDRIDTYTKDDHSYVNIIDYKSSTGSATLDLTKVYYGLQMQMMTYMDIVLQNKDRLGLTDIVKPGGLLYFHVHEPRIKFDNWSKIDEEKLNKELIKSFKMSGLVNSDEEVIDALDKRLEPSFNSDIAPIGLTTKGAISKNTSRVANEDVIRQFIQHNKKNFIETATHIMDGHTEVAPLKYKNTLPCQFCSYQSVCHVDSMIDSKRYRTVDESIKPIELIQNMIDEGGDQ
- the addA gene encoding helicase-exonuclease AddAB subunit AddA — translated: MIPTKPNDVIWTDAQWRSIYAKGQDVLVAAAAGSGKTAVLVERIIQRILRDNMDVDLLLVVTFTNLSAREMKLRVDQRIQEASLAEPDNEHLKNQRVKIHQAQISTLHSFCLKLIQLHYDVLDIDPNFRTSSEAENVLLLDQTIDDVLERHYDILDSDFIELTEQLSSDRNDDQFRNIIKRLYFFSIANPNPFKWLDQLSQPYKNEGQQNQLLKLLNDLAMIFLKAAYEEIIKSFNLFSMFDNVEKQLEVVEDERRFISKVIEGDMINTDALVSHQFVSRFPSITKKIKEANEGMEEALDDAKKHYDKYKGLVSDVKNDYFSRSADDLKLDMQKLAPRVAYLAQIVKDVIEEFSKQKRSRNLLDFADYEHFALQILTNEDGTPSHIAKTYREHFEEILVDEYQDTNRVQEKILSCIKTGEEYNGNLFMVGDVKQSIYKFRQADPSLFIEKYNRFTSEGEGTGMVIDLSQNFRSRQEVLSTTNYLFKHMMDDNVGEIIYDDAAQLYYGAPYDQADKPVQLRALIEADRETSELTGSEQEANYIVEQVKDIIENEQVYDMKTGTYRSATFKDIVILERNTDNARNLQQAFKNSDIPFHVKSKKGYFEQTEVQLVLSFLKTVDNPLQDIYLVGLMRSVIYQFTEDELAEIRVASPNDIYFYQSIQNYIDDNNAKEDLVHKLQRFIKDIKNYQDYRQNEPVYQLIDKFYNDHFVIQYFSGLIGGKGRRANLYGLINKAIEFENSSFRGLFQFIRFIDELIDRGRDFGEENIVGPSDNVVRMMTIHSSKGLEFPFVIYSGLSKKYNEKDLTQPVILNQQYGLGMDYYDTDKEMIYPSLSSAAYRAINRKEHISEEMRLIYVALTRAKEQLILIGRVKKEQELTELEQLPISKDLIAVNERLTAKNSFKFIYSILAKHQSASLPDEQKFERDIETLNSEVKPRVTITIDHYEDVSTEEVTPENERRTVNDIDDFNSGNDDVKAKIHHQLAYEYPYQEDTLKPSKQSVSELKRQLETEESDTNYDRVRQYRIGVATYERPRFLSEDKKRKANEIGTLMHTVMQHLPFKETGLTREELDSYIDMLIHRNIIEEDAKADIKYDDIMRFIESSLYLQIAQADKVYTELPFVVNQAKVDQLPEDNQDVSIIQGMIDLIFQKDGKYYFVDYKTDAFNRRKGMTDEEIGQQLKEKYQIQMKYYRNTLETILKQPVQGYLYFFKFGMLTIDE
- a CDS encoding fumarylacetoacetate hydrolase family protein, which encodes MKFLSFKHNDRTSYGVKVKREDAVWDLPMVFAEFGEEDFHPKTLLQGLQQNQTLDFQEQVRKAVVAAEDSGREAEFKISFKDVEFLPPVTPPNNVIAFGRNYQDHASELNHEVERLYVFTKAASSLTGDEATIPNHKDITDQLDYEGELGIVIGKSGEKIPKGLALDYIYGYTIINDITDRTAQNAHDQAFLSKSLTGGCPMGPYIVTKDELPTPENVNIVTKVNNDIRQDGNTGEMILKIDELIEEISKYVALHPGDIIATGTPAGVGAGMEPPQYLQPGDEVKVTIDNIGTLTTYISK
- a CDS encoding YisL family protein; translation: MLHVHILSWVLTIVLFIATYLNFSKIQGASPYFKPLHMALRLFMLLTLFTGFWELIKEFIAAAHGGGGNHMLLTLKMLCGLAVIALMEVTIAKRKKKEEGHKFFWITIALIIVTMAIGVILPWGPLTKMFGLG